Part of the Paenibacillus terrae HPL-003 genome is shown below.
GAAGGTGAGCTTGTCAGTTTGTACACCATAATTGGCTTCATTCGCTCGAATCGTTTACAATACGTGTGCATACAACACTGGACGACAGGTTAATGTACATACAAGGAGTGGTGAAGTTGCGGAAGATATGGCAAATCTACTTAACAGACTGGAAAAATGTATTCAAAGTATCAACCGGGACTTTATTGGTCATTGGTATCATTCTCTTGCCTTCGGTCTATGCATGGGTGAATTTGAAAGCAATGTGGGATCCTTATGCGAATACATCTGGTATTAAAATTGCAGTAACGAGTCAGGACCAGGGTGCTGAGGTGAACGGGAAGAAGATTAATATCGGTGATGAGGTTTTGCATAACCTTCAAAATAATAAGAAACTGGGCTGGACCTTTGTCAATGAAGCGGAAGCGCGAAAAGGTGTACTGAACGGAGATTATTACGCAAGCCTGCTGATTCCAAAGGATTTTTCCGAAAAAATTACGAGCGTACTCACGGAAAATCCGCAAAAGCCGGAGATTGATTACGCCGTCAATGAAAAAATCAATGCGGTCGCACCGAAAATTACATCTTCGGGAGCAACTGCTCTGACGAATCAGATTAGCCAGAACTTTATTGAAACCGCCAGTCAGGCCGTGCTAACCAAGTTAAAGGAAGCCGGGGTGAAGCTGGAGGAGGAGCTGCCAACCATTCGCAACATTGAGAACCGGGTGTTGGAGCTGAACAACCGACTGCCGGATATCGACAGGTTAGGCAAGCAGGCAATCGAGCTGGAGCAGAATTTGCCGAAAATTAAGGCACAGGGACAAAAGATCATCGCATTGAAGGAGAAAATCCCTGAAATTAACCGTGCTGGCGAGCTGGTGCTCAAAATTGAAAAAAACTTGCCTGAGCTGGACAAGGTGGCTGCGGTTATTTTGGATATACAAAAAAGGCTGCCGGATATTCAAAAGGTCGGGGATCGAATCGTGGAGCTGGATCAAAATTTCGGTAAGGTAGAAAGCGCATTAGCTACGGCATTGGAGGACACGCAAACAGCGCTCAAGGTCATTAATGCCGCACAAAAAGCGTTGCCGGAAGTACAAAAAATTGCGGATACGGGCAAGGATTTTACAAACGGATTGCTTGACTTTCTGGATAAAAATGAAAGTGCGCTTGATTCAGTCGGAACGGTGGTCAAAGAGGATTTACAGTTGGTACAGCAAATGGCAAATGAAGTTTCGGAGATAACAGGGATCATCCGCGGTGTTGATTTTGATCCTAAAGCAGCACAGACTGCGGTGAAACGGGTTAGCGGAAGACTGACTACTGCCGTGGGAGTGCTGGATCATATTTCTCAATTGTTGTCCCGTGTGAACGGATATTTGCCGAGTCAGCCGCTGGATTTGCTCATTTCCCGTGTGAGCGGTGTAGAGGACCGTTTCCGTCGTTTGAATAGCACGGTTACAAGCATCGGGGATGCCATTCAGCGCGGTGAGAAGCCTGCACAAAATCTGCTGGATAATGCTGACCGCCTTGCTGGAGAAATCAGCAGCGGGATTGACAGCATTTTGGGCAACTATGATACGGAATACGCACCAGCCATTCAAAAAGCGTTGGATCAAATGAAGACCGTTGCCCGCAATTCTGCGAATGTACTGAATACGGCCCAAGAGCAGCTGCCGAATATTGGAAAAATATTAAACGACGCTCAGGCTGCCGCACAATTCGGTCAGGAAGAACTGACCCGTCTCCAGCAGGATCTGCCGCAATACCGGCAAAAGTTGCATGAAGCGGCTACGACGATTCAGGGACGCATGGGCGAGTTTACGAATGCTGTAAACAAAGCAGCGGACTTCGTGAATAACGATTTGCCAGCAGTTAAAAGTAAAATTCATCAGGCGGCGGATTTTGTGCGCAACGATTTGCCGAAGGCGGAGCAGCAGTTTGTCAAAATGGCTGACCTGATTGAGAACAAGTTTCCTGAGGCAGAGCACGCGGTGCACCAGGTAGCCAACTTTGTGAGAACGGATCTTCCTGCTGCTGAGGATTCCATACGTCAGGCTGCAGACACGATTCGCAAGCTCAAAGGTGAAAATGCCCTTGGACGGGCCATTGCGCTGCTCAAGGGGGATGTGAAAAAGGAGAGCGATTTTCTCGGTAGTCCGGTTTCATTGAAACAGGAGCGGATTTATCCAATTCCGAACTATGGTTCTGCGATGTCGCCTTTTTATACCACATTGTCGATTTGGGTAGGTGCGATGCTGCTGGTGTCGATGTTCAGGGTAGATGTGGAAGCCCCGGAAGGTACATATAAAAGCTACCAGGTGTACTTCGGACGGCTTATGACGTTCTCCACTATCGGTATATTTCAGGCGCTTAGCGTGTCGCTCGGTGACTTGTTCCTGCTCGGGGCATATGTGGATGCCAAAGTGTCATTTGTACTGTCCTCTATACTGATCAGTCTCGTATTCACAGCTATGACCTATACACTGGTTTCCGTGTTTGGCAATATCGGTAAGGGGCTGGCGGTTATCTTGCTGGTGCTTCAGTTCTCCAGCTCAGGAGGCACATTCCCGATTGCAACGAGCACGCCGTTTTTTCAAGCGTTGAATCCGTTCGTTCCTTTCACCTATGCGGTTAGTCTGTTACGGGAAACGGTAGGGGGGATGCTGCCTTCGACGGTGACACGAGATGTGGTGATGCTGTTTGTATTTATCGGGGTTTGCTTCCTGTTTGGATTGGTATTTAAGAAGCCGCTCAGCAAGTATACGAAGAAGATGGCTGAGCGAGCGAAAGAGACGAAATTGATTCCTTGATTGTTAAAAAAGAATGAGTTACGGTGGATGGAGAGAGCGCTCCGCGAAGGATTTGATCTTACGATCGCTGTTGCCACGGGATTCTTTGGATTGGATAGGACATGAAAAGGTAAGAATCCCGTGGCAAAGGCGACCGCTCCGCTTCTCCAGATTCAAATCCTCCGCTCCGCTGGGACACCGCCGTAAAGTCACTTTCTTTTTAACATACGGCGGGTAGTATGAGGGGGGATGGCCTCGCGCTGACTGCTTCGGCAGGGTGTGGGGCTTTTTTGTTTGCGCTAAATAATACATTTCTATTTCAGGGTGTTTCAAGGTGGTGTTTTTTGGTGAATAAGTTGAGTATGGTCTTTTTTGGCGTGGAATTTTTGCGGAATTTTAAAATCCTTAGGCAAAGGCGGGAGGCAGTATGGAATATTCATACTTGGGAAAGTCAGGCTTGAAGGTTAGTCGATTATGTCTGGGCACGATGAATTTTGGACCGGAAACCGAAGAAAAGGATGCGTTTAAAATAATGGATGCCGCGCTGGACGCGGGCATTAATTTCTTTGATACAGCCAATGTATATGGTCATGAGCGCAAAGGGTGGACGGAGGAAATTATCGGACGCTGGTTCCAGCAGGGTGGCGGAAGACGCGAGAAGGTCGTGCTGGCGACGAAGGTATACGGGGATATGAAAAATGAGAACGACGGACCGAATGCGGGATCAGGTTTGTCAGCTTACAAAATTCGCCGCCATTTGGATGCTTCTCTGAAACGTTTGCAGACCGATCATATCGAGCTGTATCAGATGCATCATATTGATCGAAACGTGTCATGGGATGAGCTGTGGGGCGTATTCGAGTCGGTTGTGGATCGGGGACAAGTCGATTATATCGGTTCCAGTAACTTTGCGGGCTGGCATATTGCTGTGGCGCAGGCCGAAGCGAAGGCACGCCGTTTTTTGGGGCTTGTATCCGAGCAGCATTTGTATAATCTGAATGAACGTTCTGCTGAGCTAGAGGTACTACCTGCTGCTCAGGAGCTGGGACTCGGCGTTATTCCATGGAGCCCGCTGGCTGGGGGACTGCTGGGACGTAATGCATTGGCAGGCACAGGCTCGCGTAGCGCACGTTCCAAGGAAAAGATTGAACAGAATCGTGGGAAGCTGGAGCAATTTGCAGCATTGTCCCGCGAGCTGGGCGAAAAGCAAGATGTGATTGCACTGGCTTGGGTGTTGTCTCATCCAGCCGTAACGGCTCCGATTATCGGCCCACGGACATTGGATCAACTGGAGGATGCTCTGCGTGTGCCTGAGGTCAAATTGAGCGAGGATGTGCTTACCAAGCTGAATGAGATTTTCCCTGGCCCCGGCAAACCTGCGCCGGAAGCCTACGCTTGGTAATGTAGTATCCTTCCTATCGAAGTACCATTTGTGGAAGCGAAGTGAGCTTTGACGATGAGTGCTGAGTGACAAGAAGCGAATCGCAAAAAAGCAGCAGATCAGGGATAATATCCTGGATCTGCTGCTTTTTACTAATTGTCCTGTCAAAACCTAAACGATAAGCGATCATGAACAGCATAATCCTGCGCTAAACGTGATCTGTCTTTTTGGGCATCATCCGAGGGATGATTTTCTTATCATGTGTACTATAACTGTGCAGAATCATGCCGAGGATAACGATGAACATACCGATCCATGATAAAAGGGAAGGGACCTGTATAGATAAAAAGATCATTTTACGATTACCTAGTGGATAGGCAAATGAAGCGAGTACGACAGGCAGGATACCAAATAAAAAATCTTGAGCAGAAATGGATTGCGACTGTTCGATTTGCATGAGAATAATACCGAGTAAAATAACCAAAGACAACATAAGTCCCTGAATGGGGATTTTCCCTCGTACTTTTATAGGACCGTTCTCCGTTTGCACAATTTCAGAAAATAACGGGACAAGCAATGAGCCGGAAATAATAACTTTTTATGATTCATTTCAAGGGTTTCTTCGCAGTTGACAAGGCGAAAGAGATCATGTATATTACTGAATGCTAATGTTTAATAGTAATTATTACGATTTAAATATGGTGAAGATGAGTCTATATTAAAGGGAGCGTACCACCAATGAATAAGAAAGTAATACCAGTAACGGTGCTGAGCGGATATTTGGGGGCAGGAAAAACAACGATTTTGAATCATGTGTTAAACAATCGAGATGGAATGAAAGTGGCCGTGATCGTCAATGACATGAGCGAAGTGAACATTGACGCCGAGCTGGTAAAAAAAGAAGGTGGCTTGTCCAGAACAGAAGAGAAACTGGTTGAGCTGTCCAACGGCTGTATTTGCTGCACATTGCGTGAAGACCTGTTGCTGGAAGTCAAGAAGCTGGCGGAACAAGGCGAGTTTGATTATATTTTAATCGAATCCACAGGGATCAGCGAACCTGTGCCTATCGCACAAACCTTTACGTACGCCGATGAAGGGACAGGCATTGATTTGGCTTCCCTGGCAAAGCTCGATTGTATGGT
Proteins encoded:
- a CDS encoding YhgE/Pip domain-containing protein — protein: MRKIWQIYLTDWKNVFKVSTGTLLVIGIILLPSVYAWVNLKAMWDPYANTSGIKIAVTSQDQGAEVNGKKINIGDEVLHNLQNNKKLGWTFVNEAEARKGVLNGDYYASLLIPKDFSEKITSVLTENPQKPEIDYAVNEKINAVAPKITSSGATALTNQISQNFIETASQAVLTKLKEAGVKLEEELPTIRNIENRVLELNNRLPDIDRLGKQAIELEQNLPKIKAQGQKIIALKEKIPEINRAGELVLKIEKNLPELDKVAAVILDIQKRLPDIQKVGDRIVELDQNFGKVESALATALEDTQTALKVINAAQKALPEVQKIADTGKDFTNGLLDFLDKNESALDSVGTVVKEDLQLVQQMANEVSEITGIIRGVDFDPKAAQTAVKRVSGRLTTAVGVLDHISQLLSRVNGYLPSQPLDLLISRVSGVEDRFRRLNSTVTSIGDAIQRGEKPAQNLLDNADRLAGEISSGIDSILGNYDTEYAPAIQKALDQMKTVARNSANVLNTAQEQLPNIGKILNDAQAAAQFGQEELTRLQQDLPQYRQKLHEAATTIQGRMGEFTNAVNKAADFVNNDLPAVKSKIHQAADFVRNDLPKAEQQFVKMADLIENKFPEAEHAVHQVANFVRTDLPAAEDSIRQAADTIRKLKGENALGRAIALLKGDVKKESDFLGSPVSLKQERIYPIPNYGSAMSPFYTTLSIWVGAMLLVSMFRVDVEAPEGTYKSYQVYFGRLMTFSTIGIFQALSVSLGDLFLLGAYVDAKVSFVLSSILISLVFTAMTYTLVSVFGNIGKGLAVILLVLQFSSSGGTFPIATSTPFFQALNPFVPFTYAVSLLRETVGGMLPSTVTRDVVMLFVFIGVCFLFGLVFKKPLSKYTKKMAERAKETKLIP
- a CDS encoding aldo/keto reductase, with the translated sequence MEYSYLGKSGLKVSRLCLGTMNFGPETEEKDAFKIMDAALDAGINFFDTANVYGHERKGWTEEIIGRWFQQGGGRREKVVLATKVYGDMKNENDGPNAGSGLSAYKIRRHLDASLKRLQTDHIELYQMHHIDRNVSWDELWGVFESVVDRGQVDYIGSSNFAGWHIAVAQAEAKARRFLGLVSEQHLYNLNERSAELEVLPAAQELGLGVIPWSPLAGGLLGRNALAGTGSRSARSKEKIEQNRGKLEQFAALSRELGEKQDVIALAWVLSHPAVTAPIIGPRTLDQLEDALRVPEVKLSEDVLTKLNEIFPGPGKPAPEAYAW